GAGACCGTCACATTGGAGTTCATCAACGGGCGGCTCGGGGTCAAAAAGGTGGCAGACGGAGACCACGACACTGTCGTGACCTGGCTGGCCAAGCTCTGCATGCAGACTGGGCCCGACCTCGATCTCTTTCAAGGCCGAGGGCTCCGGGTGGAGACGTACCGATCGGGCAGGGCGAAGCCCGATGCGGTGATCACCCCAGAGGCCCACTTCGCGGGGCACGGCGAGTGGGCCGACCCGGACGGGGCTCTGATGGTCGTCGAGGTCACCTCCTACGACTCCGACACCGACCGGCGGGACCGGCACGAGAAGCCGGCCGCGTATGGCCAGTCCGGCATCCCCCTGTACCTTCTGATCGACCAGGACTCCTGCACCGTCACGCTGCACAGTTCCCCGGACCGGAGGGTCGGCGGCTACCGCGACATCCGCAACGCGAAGTTCGGCGAGAAGGTGCTCCTCGCCGACCCGATCGGCATCGAGCTCGACACGGAGATCCTCAAGAACTACGTGCGGTAAGCCGAAGAGGTCCCGCCCGAGCCCGGACGGGACCTCAACCTCGTACAGCCGAAGGCGACTTGACGGCTTGGCAACTACGCCAGCAGCGCCGGGATCGTCCCCTCGTGCGCTTCGCGCAGTTCGGCCAGGGTGAGGGTGAACTCGCCCTGGAGCTCGATGGAGTCGCCGTCGACGACGCCGATACGCGTCACCGGCAGACCCCGCGCCCCGCACATGTCGTTGAAGCGGAGTTCCTCCGAGCGCGGGACCGCGACCACCGCGCGGCCCGCCGACTCCGAGAACAGGAGGGTGAAGGCGTCGAGCCCGTCCGGTACGACCAGACGCGCGCCCTTGCCGCCCTGCAGCGCCGACTCGACGACCGCCTGGATCAGGCCGCCGTCGGACAGGTCGTGCGCCGAGTCGATCATGCCGTCGCGGGAGGCGGAGATCAGGATCTCGGCCAGGAGCCGCTCCCGCTCCAGGTCGACCTTGGGCGGCAGGCCACCCAGGTGGTCGTGCACGACCTGGGACCACGCCGAGCCGCTGAACTCCTCGCGCGTGTCCCCGAGGAGGTACAGCAGCTGGCCCTCCTCCTGGAACGCGACCGGGGTGCGACGCGCCACGTCGTCGATGACGCCCAGGACCGCGACGACCGGCGTCGGGTGGATGGCGACGTCGCCGGTCTGGTTGTAGAGGGAGACGTTGCCGCCCGTCACCGGGGTGCCCAACTGCTGGCAGGCGTCGGCGAGTCCACGTACCGCCTCCGCGAACTGCCACATCACCGCGGGGTCTTCGGGCGAACCGAAGTTCAGGCAGTCCGACACCGCCAGGGGCTTCGCACCCGTCGTCGCCACGTTCCGGTACGCCTCCGACAGCGCCAACTGCGCGCCCGCGTACGGGTCCAGTTTGGCGAAGCGGCCGTTGCCGTCCGTCGCGATGGCGACACCGAGGCCGCTCGTCTCGTCGATGCGGATCATCCCGGAGTCCTCGGGCTGGGCCAACACCGTGTTGCCCTGCACGAAGTGGTCGTACTGGGAGGTGATCCAGGACTTGGAGGCCTGGTTGGGGGAGGAGACGAGCTGGACGACCTGGGCCTTCAGCTCCTCCGAAGTCGCCGGCCGTGCAAGCTTGTTGGCGTCGTCCGCCTGGAGGGCGTCCTGCCAGTCCGGGCGGGCGTAGGGGCGCTCGTAGACCGGGCCGTCGTGCGCGACCGTACGCGGGTCGACGTCGACGATCTTGCCGCCGTGCCAGAAGATCTCAAGGCGGTCGCCGTCGGTGACCTCGCCGATCACCGTGGCGATGACGTCCCACTTGTCGCAGATGGCCAGGAACCGGTCGACCTTCTCCGGCTCGACCACCGCGCACATGCGCTCCTGCGACTCGCTCATGAGGATTTCCTCGGGAGAGAGCGTGGAGTCGCGGAGGGGTACGTCGTCCAGCGTGACGCGCATGCCGCCCGAGCCGTTCGACGCCAGTTCGGACGTGGCGCAGGACAGACCCGCCGCGCCCAGGTCCTGGATGCCGACGACCAGCTTCTCCTTGAACGCCTCCAGGGTGCACTCGATGAGCAGCTTCTCCTGGAAGGGGTCGCCCACCTGCACCGCCGGGCGCTTCGACGGCTTCGCGTCGTCGAAGGTCTCGGAGGCGAGGATCGAAGCTCCGCCGATGCCGTCGCCGCCCGTACGGGCCCCGTAGAGGATGACCTTGTTGCCCGTGCCCGACGCCTTCGCCAGGTGGATGTCCTCGTGCCGCATCACACCGATCGCACCGGCGTTGACCAGCGGGTTCCCCTGGTAGCAGGCGTCGAAGACGACCTCGCCGCCGATGTTCGGGAGGCCC
The DNA window shown above is from Streptomyces sp. NBC_01451 and carries:
- a CDS encoding Uma2 family endonuclease translates to MTAMAERTSQMSVEEFETIASAAPETVTLEFINGRLGVKKVADGDHDTVVTWLAKLCMQTGPDLDLFQGRGLRVETYRSGRAKPDAVITPEAHFAGHGEWADPDGALMVVEVTSYDSDTDRRDRHEKPAAYGQSGIPLYLLIDQDSCTVTLHSSPDRRVGGYRDIRNAKFGEKVLLADPIGIELDTEILKNYVR
- the purL gene encoding phosphoribosylformylglycinamidine synthase subunit PurL; its protein translation is MSRTPLDTVEHAAETPDVELPWAELGLKKDEYERVVEILGRRPTGAELAMYSVMWSEHCSYKSSKVHLRQFGEKAPQSDALLVGIGENAGVVDVGQGYAVTFKVESHNHPSYVEPYQGAATGVGGIVRDIIAMGARPVAVVDPLRFGAADHPDTKRVLPGVVAGIGGYGNCLGLPNIGGEVVFDACYQGNPLVNAGAIGVMRHEDIHLAKASGTGNKVILYGARTGGDGIGGASILASETFDDAKPSKRPAVQVGDPFQEKLLIECTLEAFKEKLVVGIQDLGAAGLSCATSELASNGSGGMRVTLDDVPLRDSTLSPEEILMSESQERMCAVVEPEKVDRFLAICDKWDVIATVIGEVTDGDRLEIFWHGGKIVDVDPRTVAHDGPVYERPYARPDWQDALQADDANKLARPATSEELKAQVVQLVSSPNQASKSWITSQYDHFVQGNTVLAQPEDSGMIRIDETSGLGVAIATDGNGRFAKLDPYAGAQLALSEAYRNVATTGAKPLAVSDCLNFGSPEDPAVMWQFAEAVRGLADACQQLGTPVTGGNVSLYNQTGDVAIHPTPVVAVLGVIDDVARRTPVAFQEEGQLLYLLGDTREEFSGSAWSQVVHDHLGGLPPKVDLERERLLAEILISASRDGMIDSAHDLSDGGLIQAVVESALQGGKGARLVVPDGLDAFTLLFSESAGRAVVAVPRSEELRFNDMCGARGLPVTRIGVVDGDSIELQGEFTLTLAELREAHEGTIPALLA